The sequence ATTCCCGGCTCGGATAATACAGATCCCAATAAATACAGCAGAAATtggcttggctttttttttttaaaccatctctAACCCTGAGATGTTAAAAAAAGCGAGtcttgaaagaaagaaaacaaaacaaaacaacccaacaacaacaaaaagaaggaaACGACCAGTCCATCAATGTTAGTGGCCAAGTAGAGCGTAATACACAAAACCGCTTAACAGGTGCATGCAAAGAAGCAGGCGGATGGTTGCAACGCGGGGCTCTGGGTTGCTTTCCTCGCTAGTAGGACCGGCGGAGCTCCGGGCTTGCAGTTCCCTCACGGATGGTGCGGCTGTTGCAGCAACGGGCCCGGCGGCTGTAGCTCCTGGTCTGGCCCCGGCTCGGCAGGGGCTCGCGGCAGTCCCAGGGCGCTGTCGTGCAGCTTGCGGACGTGCTTCTTGAGATCAAAGTTCCTGCAGAAGCCCTTGCCGCAGGTGGGGCAGGTGAAGGGCTTCTTGTCGTTGTGGGTGTGCATGTGGAAGGTCAGGTTGTACACCTGATGGAAAGCCTTGTTGCAGATATTGCACTTGAACTGCTTCTCGCCGCTGTGGGTCAGTTTGTGGTTTTTGTAATTACCTGGGAACAGACAAGTCAAGGGTCACAGACGCTACACTGGGGAGAGCGCTTTGCCCTATCCCCAAACCCCAGCTCAAGATGAAATTGTCAATTGATCGTTTTTAACTAAAACACAACTCAAACCACTCACCCACAATATTCCGGTTAGGAAATTGATTGTTAGAACCACACGGTAAAGCGCTGAATAAAACCAGATTTATGAACCACACAGAACAAGTACTGTAAAAAATTCTAAACGATAGCATGAGGGTTACTAGAATCCAAGATTAATATTAAACAAAGATTCTCACACTGAGCAAAAAGATGAACAGTAACAAAttgcatttggggtgggggaattcaAGTAGGTCGGAAATTGCATCTtgcaatgtgaaaaaaaaaaccgAAAGTTCTCTTTTTTCCCACTCCTCTACAAGCTTAAATCGGACACTTCAGATATCGAGTATTCAACATAAAGAGTTGATCTCCAGGTTAAAACTGAGCCAacggtttaaaataaaataaaataataatgaataaataataaagcaAGCCCTCCTGCAAATTGTTTTGATTGTTTACCTACTAGGGGTGGGATTCTGAGGAGAATAACAAGAAGGGGTTTGAGACTTTGTACCTTTTTGATGAAATCCTTTGCCACAAAATTCACAAACAAAAGGTTTGTAGCCGGCATGGATTcgggtgtgtgtgtttaaagtgGAACTCCGGTTAAACGCTTTGCCGCACTGGTTACACTTGTGAGGCTTTTCCtataaggaaacaaaacaaaagcaaatattgAAGTAAGTGCTTGGCAAAGCGCTTTCCAGTGCTTGGAAATCTGTGGCTTTCTAGAGGCGTGAGACCGACGCAAAGCCTGTTTAAAAAACGAACGAAAACAAAAACAAGCGCCTCCCGACCAAATGACCCCgttttaatagttttttttttttgtcggaTCGGATCAGCAAAACCAGGTGGAAATACGCAGTGCAATAGGCGTGAGAGATATTCACCTGGGTGTGTATGATCTTGTGCCGGCAGAGAGTGCTTGCTTGTCTGAAGCCCTTGCCACAAACTTTGCAAACAAAGGGTCTGGCTCCTGTGTGGACTGGCATGTGGCGAGTTAAATTATAATGTGCATTAAATACCTTGAAagttaaatcagaaaaaaaaacaattagaaTCATAAAGCAACTTGGGGGGGGGTAGTTCTAAAACGGAGCAGACAAATGGATCGAAACTTTATGCAAGCAAAGGAAGTTAGTTACTTGCCTTCCCGCAAACTTCACACGTGAAAACTTTGGGCTTGCTGCTGGGAGAGCTCCGGCTGAACTCCGAGCTCTTGAACGCGATTTTTTCCGATAGGATCTGGGCACTTTCTTTCATGTAGTGCTGGAGCTGAGCCTGCGATAAGTCTTTAAAGGCCACTCCGGAAGGGTACTTTTCCACGGACGGGAGCACCAGTTTGTTTCTCTCCGCCAGGTACGCCTTGGGCTGCGGGTGCAAAGGCGAGCTGAGGAAATAAGAAGCCACCGGGTGGATGTTGACGCTGGACGACGGGTGACAAGGGCCGTCGCCGCGGTTGAAGTAACACAGAGCTCCCATGGCGTGGAAAGAGGAGTGGTTGACCACTCGCGGTCTCACCAGTTTGTactgctgcaggggcagggcgTCGCGGGGGAAATCGCCTTTTAGGCTCAGGGCACAGTTCAGTAGATCGCCGCAGCTgaagggggaggcagaggagtcCAAGTGAGCCTTCCTGGCTTCCGATCCGGCCACCCCCGCTTTGGGGAGGGGGTCGTACGCCACCGGGACAAAGGGGATCATGCAGGGGATGGAGGAGTTGAGGTGCAACGAGTGTTTGGGGTCTCCTTTGGGCACGGATCCTTGGAGGAAGGGCGGCACCGGAATGGACTTCGGCTCTGGAGTCCTGGCCATGATTCGCTCGATGGAGAAAGCCAGGGGTTTAGAAGTGCTGATCATGTTGCTTCGAGCAGACAGGCTCTCTCTGCCTGGAGAAGTTGCTAAGATTTTGGTCGCCGTGTGGTGGCTACTATTGTCCATGGCTGGCTTGCATTTGTTCGCCTGTCTGAGCCGCTTTGGTAGACgcctctttttcccccctctctctctctccccactctccCCCTTTTTCTGGTCACTGATCTGCAAGGAGGGAGACCAGCACCGTCGCCGCCACCAGCATCATTAGAGCCTCCGCCGGCGGAACCAGCCTTCCCGGTCCAGTGGACTCATGCCAGCCCATCACAGGTTACTTTGGCGCACCAGTGACTTAAGGACAATCGCTGCTTACTTCTATCAATAGAAAGTGTTGTGTCAATAACGCAGCCAAGATCTCGCCAATCGTTAACTTCCAAGAGGAGAAGGTAAACTAGATAATTGCTCAATTCGCTTCCAACAGTCAACAggaaaagtcccccccccccactcccctagTAAGCGACTACTTTTCATTGGAGACGCCGTCTCCCCCTCCAGGAGAAGGAggtgtctctctccccccttcccccccgcacgCCCCCTCCCTCTCTTCTTTATTATTATTCGCAATCTGTTTCGCCAGGCTTTAGAGGCCAAGCTGAACCGACATCAATGTTCTTGTTTGGCTCTAAGTGACAGCAAATAAAATCATTGTCCACGTGCTAAATAAGGAAACGGAGCCCAATTTGGGGGCGAGCGGGCAGCGGCAGGAGAAGCGGCTCTGGGGGAAGCTGATTCTTTCCTTGCCACTTTCCAGCCTAGGCTCTGGCGTGGCGAAGGAGGcgcgtgggggggcggggggggggttggacgCTCGGAGGCCGCTGCCCTTCTGGCAGGCGCTGGTCGGGGGCTGACGCCACGGCTTGGAGGGCTTTGGTCTTTTGGAAAAGACAGCCAACAAACGGGGCTGGACCTTGCCCCAGATCCGATCACTCCAGAATTGAAACGCAAATGGCTAGAAAGAAACCACTGGGGCCAAGCCGAGTTGAGACCGAATAACCAAAAGTTGAATCACAATCTGGAGGAAGGAGGAAGTGCTTGCCCAAACCGATACTTTatatatatgcatacacacacacacactcacactcccGGTGTGTTTcagcagtgcctagaggcctTAATCCTGACGGGGGAACCCTGTATGCATCGAGGGAGCCAGGCTCCTTGCTCCGCTTGTTTACAGTCAAAGCACAGGAGCAAGGCAGCGCGGCTGGAGGAGGAGGTTGCCAtcgatttatttttatttttgtggccGATCTATTCATTTTGCAGACATGATAATCTACCGCTAAATCAAGTGTCAGTTATTCCGGTCTGCCCCGGCCACTGGCGGGCATTCGATAACGAGAGAGGCCTGCAGCTCCTGACCGATCTGCGCACAGTCCATCTGGGCTGCAGGCAGCGAAGCAACAGGCTGCACGTGCGCCTGGGCAGGGACATTGCCGTGACTGGGGCCCCCACTGCATTGGGCAGGTAggtcccctcccccgcctcctggGCTGCTGACGCTTTCTGGGGCCCTTGGAGGGGGCTGGATGTGGCCGAGCAGCCGCCCCTTTTGCACCGCCCGGAGGTGCCTGTTGCATGCTCCCCGTCAGCGGCTCCGTGCCCGGCTGCTCCCAAGGGCCTTTGACACACGTGGGAGGCGAGAAAGAGTCCAGCCCGGGCACAGCCGCCTGGGGATGTCCCCGATGCTGGCTCTCTCTAGTCTCCGCATTTCAGGCTGGCGAAAGGGGGCAGCTAGGGGGCACCAATAGCCAGCCCACAATGccagctcccccccaccacagCAAGCCCTTCTCTGGGCCCACGGAAGCAGGCGCAGAGGGATGGACCAAGGCCCTGGACCTTTTTAAGGGGGAAGACTCCAGCGGGCTCCAATGGAGGCGCCCGAAATggggccaggctggcagggagaggTCGCCCTACACCCACCTGGGAGTCCGGGCAGGGTAACGCCCTGCTAGAAACCCTGCAAAAGCCCGTCCGGATCCAGCCCCGACGGCCTCCCCTGCACTCTGCAGGGGAAAAGAAGCTGGACAAGGGGCTGATTCGCCGCCCCCTCCGGGGCAGAGAAGGGTGGATCCGCCTATCCCAGTGGAGCAGACATCTGGAGAGCCAGGTACCCAGGGCCCCTCTTCCCTGGCAGCCCGCAGTCGGTGGGGCCGGGCGGTGAAGTGGGTGGCGATTCCAGCAGGCCTCCTGGGAGGGCGGGCCCTTCTAGGCATGCTGGCAGTCGGAGGTCTCCCTGCCCCGGATGCACGGGTGGCTGAGAGTGGGCTCCCCCAGGACCATGGGGCGGGCAGGGACAGACTGATCCAGGGCTCATAGCTCAGCTTTGCTTCACGCTGGCGAGGCAACATGGGCCCGGTGCGCTGGGGGGTGTTCCTGGGGTGCGGGATCCCGTC is a genomic window of Natator depressus isolate rNatDep1 chromosome 1, rNatDep2.hap1, whole genome shotgun sequence containing:
- the FEZF1 gene encoding fez family zinc finger protein 1; protein product: MDNSSHHTATKILATSPGRESLSARSNMISTSKPLAFSIERIMARTPEPKSIPVPPFLQGSVPKGDPKHSLHLNSSIPCMIPFVPVAYDPLPKAGVAGSEARKAHLDSSASPFSCGDLLNCALSLKGDFPRDALPLQQYKLVRPRVVNHSSFHAMGALCYFNRGDGPCHPSSSVNIHPVASYFLSSPLHPQPKAYLAERNKLVLPSVEKYPSGVAFKDLSQAQLQHYMKESAQILSEKIAFKSSEFSRSSPSSKPKVFTCEVCGKVFNAHYNLTRHMPVHTGARPFVCKVCGKGFRQASTLCRHKIIHTQEKPHKCNQCGKAFNRSSTLNTHTRIHAGYKPFVCEFCGKGFHQKGNYKNHKLTHSGEKQFKCNICNKAFHQVYNLTFHMHTHNDKKPFTCPTCGKGFCRNFDLKKHVRKLHDSALGLPRAPAEPGPDQELQPPGPLLQQPHHP